The following proteins are co-located in the Myxococcus fulvus genome:
- a CDS encoding PilZ domain-containing protein → MHCERCLSEHSDALPCPPAARRHAASRTSPHHPITRTPAPCDVRIQHPQGLQAHRVEVCKGGLFLGCEEPFPPLFTRLSLTLRLDGEDFTCEGEVVRHVDTAHARTWGSTAGIGVQLQPPHPRLRELLSRPHAPEDALTSP, encoded by the coding sequence ATGCACTGCGAGCGCTGCCTGTCGGAACACTCCGATGCACTGCCGTGCCCACCCGCCGCGCGTCGTCACGCCGCCTCGCGCACAAGCCCGCATCACCCCATCACGCGGACTCCCGCCCCCTGTGACGTCCGCATCCAACATCCACAGGGCCTCCAGGCCCACCGCGTCGAGGTCTGCAAGGGCGGCCTCTTCCTCGGCTGCGAGGAGCCCTTCCCTCCCCTCTTCACGCGGCTGTCATTGACGCTGCGCCTGGACGGCGAGGACTTCACCTGCGAGGGCGAGGTGGTGCGTCACGTCGACACCGCGCACGCCCGCACCTGGGGCTCCACGGCGGGCATCGGCGTGCAGCTCCAACCCCCGCATCCCCGACTGCGCGAGCTGCTCTCCAGGCCCCACGCCCCCGAGGACGCCCTCACTTCACCGTGA